The following coding sequences lie in one Lolium perenne isolate Kyuss_39 chromosome 2, Kyuss_2.0, whole genome shotgun sequence genomic window:
- the LOC139835752 gene encoding uncharacterized protein, with the protein MKRIRFNSTFELKGSKVNSLKGVSMETVLVAGPIAKRPYKMDVEELKELKKQLKEQLEKGKANVVADALSRKSYVNGLIAGELPEELCEQFKDLRLEVVPKGYLASLEVQPTLMDRIREAQKLDKEIEEIKVNMSEGRAKGFHADEQGTIWFEKRICVPQDLELRKLIFQEAHDSPYSIHPGNTKMYMDVKERKCTTPLLWSGVGERSLFGPDLIKDAEEKVRLIRDRLKIAQSRQKSYADSKRREVTYEIGDRAYLRVSPLRGVKIFGVKGKLAPRFVGPFKILARKGEVAYELELPESLAAVHSVFHVSQLKKCHLEMAETPLRDTVPLEEVQLESDLTYEEKPIKILETAERVTRTKTIKFCKVQWNHHTEEEATWEREDDLREDHPHLFASHSDSRGRESS; encoded by the exons ATGAAGAGGATTCGTTTCAATTCAACCTTTGAGCTTAAAGGTAGTAAGGTCAACTCTCTTAAGGGGGTTAGCATGGAGACTGTGCTCGTT GCTGGACCAATAGCCAAGAGACCATACAAGATGGATGTAGAGGAATTGAAGGAGTTGAAGAAGCAGCTTAAGGAACAGTTGGAAAAAG GGAAGGCTAACGTTGTAGCCGATGCGCTGAGCCGTAAGAGCTATGTAAATGGCCTCATTGCTGGAGAATTACCCGAGGAACTGTGTGAACAATTTAAGGACCTCAGACTAGAGGTTGTGCCAAAAGGTTATTTGGCATCACTTGAAGTTCAGCCAACACTAATGGACAGAATTAGAGAAGCTCAAAAGTTAGACAAAGAAATAGAGGAGATTAAGGTCAATATGAGCGAAGGCAGAGCAAAAGGATTTCATGCAGATGAACAAGGAACCATATGGTTTGAGAAGCGTATCTGTGTACCCCAGGACCTAGAGCTTAGGAAGTTGATTTTCCAGGAAGCCCATGattcaccatactccattcatccgggtaacaccaagatgtacatggacgtGAAGGAAAG gaagtgcaccACCCCATTGCTATGGAGTGGCGTAGGAGAAAGAAGTCTGTTTGGCCCAGACCTGATCAAGGATGCCGAAGAGAAGGTCAGACTGATCAGAGACAGATTGAAAATAGCTCAatctagacagaagagctacgctgattCAAAGCGTAGGGAAGTGACCTATGAGATAGGTGATAGAGCATACCTAAGAGTCTCACCCCTACGTGGTGTGAAGATATTTGGAGTCAAGGGAAAGTTAGCACCCCGCTTTGTAGGACCATTCAAGATCCTGGCTCGCAAAGGTGAAGTAGCATATGAGTTGGAACTGCCAGAATCTCTAGCTGCAGTTCACAGTGTGTTCCATGTAAGCCAACTGAAAAAGTGCCACCTAGAAATGGCAGAGACCCCGTTGAGAGATACAGTGCCACTTGAGGAGGTTCAGTTGGAGAGTGATCTCACATATGAAGAGAAGCCGATCAAGATACTGGAGACAGCGGAAAGAGTGACCCGTACGAAGACGATCAAATTTTGCAAGGTCCAGTGGAACCACCACACAGAGGAAGAAGCTACATGGGAACGAGAAGATGACCTCCGTGAAGATCATccacacctatttgctagccACTCCGATTCTCGAGGGCGAGAATCATCTTAA